Within the Photobacterium swingsii genome, the region CAATTGGTGGCTATGTTGCTATCAAACACTTTATTGAGAATGGCCATACCAAAATCGGTTGCCTATCTGGACACAATGAGAAGTCAACCTGTCGTGAGCGTCTAAAAGGCTTCCAAAAGGCCATGGACGAAGCAAATCTATCAGTGAATGAAGATTGGGTCATCGAAGGTGACTTCGAATGTGAAACGGCCGTTAAAGCCGCAGAACAGTTCATCGCAATGAAAGAACGTCCGACTGCTATATTCTGTTTTAATGACATTATGGCAATGGCGATGATCAGTACTTTTGTTCAACATGGAATTCGTGTTCCTGAAGATATCTCGATTATTGGTTACGATAATATCGAACTCGCGCCTTTCTTCTCGCCTCCATTAACAACAATCCACCAGCCTAAACGCCGTTTAGGCAAAACTGCGATTGAAATCTTAATGGAGCGTGTGAAAGACAAAAAACACGAAAACCGCATTTTCGAAATGTCGCCTGAATTAGTAGTGCGTAAATCCGTTCATAAACTGAATTAATTATTCGCTTTACGCATAAAAATTGAATAGCCGACGGTATCTAACCGTCGGCTTTTTTTTGCGTTAACATGCGGTTAAATCTTCCTTTTTTACATAAATATTTAATATGTAACAATAATATTACTTTTGAATTTCAAATAAATATCTTTCATTTGCTAAGATATTCATTTCATTCCTGAATATTCTCTCTCCACAGAACAGTAATAATTGAAGCAATATCACATTTCACCCAGCCCAGGGTAAACGCTTTTCTGCTATTTACGATATGCTTATTACGTCACGAACAGGGCAAACCATTTGAAAAAGTGGGACGCAAAGCTTCCGGCCTAACAGAGTGTTATTCGATAAACATTAACACTTTCAAGGTAGCGGGGTTACCGATGGATTTAACGCAAAACCTGCTTTTGGGTTTGACATGCTTTTGACATACATTAAGTGTGCTTTGCTAACCTAAACTCCTCGCTTATATGTTAGGTGACTCCCAAGATTTATTTCACCGAGAAGTCGCATGGATAAACCAATACTTAAAGACACCCTAAAATTATTCGATTGTTTTGGCAGTGTTAAATCACGATCAATGTTTGGCGGTTTTGGCATTTTTGCAGGCGAAACAATGTTTGCTCTGGTGGTAAAAAACAAATTACACCTCCGCGCTAATGCAAAAAACATTGAAGTATTTAAAGAAGCCAATCTATCACCTTATGTTTACGAGAAACGCGGTTTTCCCGTAGTAACTAAACATTTTGCTATTCCTGATATCTGGTGGAATACACCAGAAATGATTATTGAATACGCACAAGGCTCACTAGAAGGTGCGAAGAACGACAAAGAAACAAAAAGCAAAATTGGCCCATCTCGCATTAAAGATTTGCCAAATTTACGATTAGCCAATGAGCGCATGCTAAAAAAAGTGGGTATTGATACTGTCGAGAAGCTTGTTGAGGTCGGCGCTATCGACGCATACAAAGCATTACTCGATACGCATGATAATAATCTCAACATTGAGTTGCTTTGGGCTTTAGAAGGCGCGATCAGCGGCAGACACTGGTCTGTAATCAGTGAAACCAGACGTGGTGAATTGTTAGGTTTGTTACCCTAGGGAGTCGGGTGAACAACGACACTTTTGCTACAATAAGAACGAGGCTGATGCCTCGTTTTTTGTTGCTTTAGCCCACCCAATGTCAGGATTACGTCAAAGATTGACTCTACTCACAAATACTGTTCACAAAAGCATCAGTTAACTTTTAATCCCC harbors:
- the purR gene encoding HTH-type transcriptional repressor PurR; this encodes MATIKDVARMAGVSTTTVSHVINKTRFVAEATQKKVLTAVDELNYAPSAVARSLKCNTTRTIGMLVTKSTNPFFAEVVHGVEEYCYKEGYTLILCNTEGNLSKQRDYLRMLAEKRVDGLMVMCSDLDQRLLDLLERQNDLPMVVMDWGPESPHTDKIQDNAAIGGYVAIKHFIENGHTKIGCLSGHNEKSTCRERLKGFQKAMDEANLSVNEDWVIEGDFECETAVKAAEQFIAMKERPTAIFCFNDIMAMAMISTFVQHGIRVPEDISIIGYDNIELAPFFSPPLTTIHQPKRRLGKTAIEILMERVKDKKHENRIFEMSPELVVRKSVHKLN
- a CDS encoding TfoX/Sxy family DNA transformation protein: MDKPILKDTLKLFDCFGSVKSRSMFGGFGIFAGETMFALVVKNKLHLRANAKNIEVFKEANLSPYVYEKRGFPVVTKHFAIPDIWWNTPEMIIEYAQGSLEGAKNDKETKSKIGPSRIKDLPNLRLANERMLKKVGIDTVEKLVEVGAIDAYKALLDTHDNNLNIELLWALEGAISGRHWSVISETRRGELLGLLP